Part of the Usitatibacter palustris genome, GGACCCTCGCCCCGACCTCGCAGATGCGCACCGCGATCCAGGGCGTCGAGTCGGCGAAGAAGATCGACGCCTTCACCGTCGACCTGATCCTCAAGGAGCCGAACCCGGCGCTTCTTCACCACCTCACCAACTTCCGCATCATGAGCAAGGCCTGGTGCGTGAAGAACCGCGTCGAGAAGCCGCAGGACTACAAGAACAAGGAAGAGACGTACACGGTGCGCAACGCCAACGGCACCGGGCCGTTCGTGCTCAAGGAATGGACGCCCGATGTCCGCGTGCGCCTCGAGCAGAACAAGGACTGGTGGGGCCACAAGGAGAAGCACTTCGAGAGCAACATCACTGAAGTCGTGATGCTGCCGATCAATTCGTCGGCCACGCGCCTCGCGGCCCTCCTCTCGGGCGAAGTCGACCTCGTGATCGATCCGCCCACCCAGGACGTCGCGCGCCTGAAGTCCAATCCGCAGCTCTCCGTCCTGGCCGCCAGGGAAATGCGAGTGCAGTACCTCACCTTCGACATGAAGCGTGACGAGCTGCTCTACGGCAGCGAGAAGCAGAAGAACCCGTGGAAGGACCTGCGCGTCCGCCAGGCCGTGGCGCACGCGATCGACGCCGACGCGATCAAGACCAAGGTGATGCGCGGCATGTCCAACCCCAACGGGTCGGTCATCACCGACCTCATCGCGGGCTACGACCCCGCGGGCGACAAGCGCCTCCCGTACGACCGCGAGCGAGCGAAGAAGCTGCTCGCCGACGCAGGCTACGCGAAGGGCTTCGATGTCACGCTCGACTGCGGCAACAACCAGCCCGCCTCCGACATCTGCCAGGCGGTCTCCGCGATGCTCACGCAGGTGGGCATCCGCACGCGGCCCAACATCATCATCCAGTCGAGCTTCTTCCCGAAGATCGAGAAATACGACACCAGCTTCTACCTCCTGTCGTGGGGCGGCGGGGTCACCTCTGACGCGCTCTATACCCTCAACGCATTGCTGCACACCGTCGGCACCAAGGGCGAGGGCGACTTCAACATGGGGCGCTATTCAAGCCCGGAGATGGACAAGCTGATCGACCGGGTCAAGGGCGAGAACGATCCGGTCAAGCGCAACGCCGCCATCCGCGACGCGCTCGTGCTCGCCAACCGGGAGCTGCCGGTGGTCCCGATCCACCAGCCGGTGATTCCCTGGGTGATGCGCAAGAACGTTTCCGCGTGGTACTCGCCCGTGAACACGGTATATTTCTACCGCGCACGCATCGACTGAAAGACCATGTTCGCCTTCATCATCCGCCGCCT contains:
- a CDS encoding ABC transporter substrate-binding protein; translation: MTTRRAASAALFVFALLPALAAGKTLRYASQLDPQTADPHAANLLATARLVQQVYDPLVWRDKNWKPIPWLAVSWTQTSPTVWRFKLREGVKFHDGTPFTADDIVFSVERTLAPTSQMRTAIQGVESAKKIDAFTVDLILKEPNPALLHHLTNFRIMSKAWCVKNRVEKPQDYKNKEETYTVRNANGTGPFVLKEWTPDVRVRLEQNKDWWGHKEKHFESNITEVVMLPINSSATRLAALLSGEVDLVIDPPTQDVARLKSNPQLSVLAAREMRVQYLTFDMKRDELLYGSEKQKNPWKDLRVRQAVAHAIDADAIKTKVMRGMSNPNGSVITDLIAGYDPAGDKRLPYDRERAKKLLADAGYAKGFDVTLDCGNNQPASDICQAVSAMLTQVGIRTRPNIIIQSSFFPKIEKYDTSFYLLSWGGGVTSDALYTLNALLHTVGTKGEGDFNMGRYSSPEMDKLIDRVKGENDPVKRNAAIRDALVLANRELPVVPIHQPVIPWVMRKNVSAWYSPVNTVYFYRARID